CTCCACCAGCGCCCAGGCCTCTTCAGCTTTTGAGTAGTACTGGTTGGCCAGGCGTCCTTTCATGGCTGCCATTGCAGCTTCAGCAGCTTCTGTGAACAGCTCACCTGTATGGAGATGAGTGGTTACAGCCAGTCACAATGCAAATTAAAAAACTTGAGGCCAAAAACGTTTGTACTATCAACTAAGCCCAGTTTTAGTCCAGTTTGAATAAATGATTTGACTTGATGGATAGTTTCTGACATTAtacgggtgtttttttttttttttgtttggatcTGTACATTAAGCTGGACTCGAACCTGCTCTCTGTGGGTCTGCGGTGAGGTTGTGACCTCCCTCCTGGTACAGCTCTGCCTCTCTGGCCAGCAGCAGGTAGCGCGGCTCGTCCTGCGTGCCGTCAAACTCTCCACCCTCGTCATAATCTGTCATGTTCAGGGAACTGTCATACCAGTGAATAGCTTCAGCCCAATCTTGCTTTCTGTGGACAAAAATAACAAAATCACATGGACTCTTAACCCCGCTTTAAGAGAAATAAATGTTacatccaccagggggcagtattaCACCAGCGCTGGTGCAGGAAACCTTTTCTTACAACCAGGGTTGGAATGAACCTTTACCCACCGGTCAGCTGACAGATTAATCCCAGTATCAAAAGCTCTGGCCACAATGATCATGGAGGATCTATCACCAGCATCAGCAGCCTGCAGCAGATACTTGAACCCTTTCATCCTGTTTCCTGCGTTGTCCTGCCATCAACACATCAGAATGGAAACAGACCAACCCTGACCAAATCAGCTGATTAGGGAAATCAGCAGTGAAATGTTTTTACCTCCACCTCCATATCTGGCAGGATGTGATGAGGCAGCTGCAGGTAACATTTCCCTAAAGCCACGATGGCCTCCAGCTCTCCACACAGGGCTGCTCGCTCCAGGTGGAACATGGCTGAGTTCTGATCCCACTGCTCATCCTTCTCACAGAAACGACCCGCTTCGTGGTAGCGAACCATGGCCAGGTGGACCTAGGTGAAAAAGAGACAGAAATGTGAcccttaaagaggtccttcactcatatttttattacatttggtctacagtaggaatgaatgcctcctaagtggtactctggggaaaaaaagctctggtgcacctgtttcagcacagagaattcagccagaggagaacgctgtttcagacagcaggattttaagtcttatttcctgatatttggacaccttgcCTTGAAATTGAGATCTCTCAGGGGCCGTGTGAATCGTTTTTGACATTTTTTATCGATAAAATAGTGAGCATTAGAGCTCAGATACCGGCATGTCCTCTCCAGgttgctgctggatgctgcccttCAACTTTTTGTCAATTTGAACCACTGACTCTGGATTGCCTGTGGGGGATCGTGGAACCCTTAAAACCCTCAGGTTCTGCTACTGACGTGATTCGTCCCCGCCTCTTTAAGGACGTTTTTTCCTCCGTGGGCCCTTGGGTTCTTACCATGGTTAATAGTAGCCTTTCATCTGGTGTAGTTCCAGAATCTTGGAAACAGGCTGTTGTTCAGCCACAACTTAAGAAGCCCAGTCTTGACCCCTCTGCTGTGTCTAATTATAGGCCTATTTCAAAACTTCCATTCCTTTCAAAGGTTCTGGAAAAAGTGGTGTATTTGCAATTGATGGAGTTTTTGCTTACAAATGATATTTCTGAAaaattccagtcaggttttaagaAGGCACATAGCACAGAGACTGCACTGCTCAGGGTCTTAAATGGTATTTTATCTACTGACTCTGGTGATTTTGTGGTTCTGGTGCAGTTGGATTtgtctgctgcctttgacaccgtGGATCACAGTCTCCTGATTTCACGGTTACAAGAGTCTGTCGGGGTTAAAGGAGTTGCTTTGGACTGGTTTAAGTCCTATTTGGCTGAGAGGTCGTTTTGTGTATCATTAGGTGGCTTCACGTCATCTCGCTCACCTCTCGTATGCGGGGTTCCTCAAGGATCGGTGCTGGGCCCGTTGTTGTTCTCTCTTTATTTGCTACCGCTGGGTTCTATTTTTACGAAACATGGATGTTTTTTTCAtctatatgcagacgacacccaggtttATATTCCCATTAAACGTGGCCTACCCAATTCTTAAGATCCTCTCCTAAACTGCCTCGATGAGGTTTAAACCTGGATGTCtgcaaattttttacattttaataatgacaagactgaggtcatgctttttagtcctagtgtccagtgggccatgttctgctgaccttggtccactagccctatttttgaaacctgtagcgaccagtctgggagtctggcttgacagtgatctgcttctggaaaagcaaatcagTGCCGTCACTAAAGCCggtttttatcagttaaggaggatcGCCAAGGTTAAGCACCTGCTCTCAAGTCATGACTCTGAGACGGTGATGCACGCATTTATTACATCACGCCTTGACTATTGCAACACACTGTACCATGGTCTTCAtcagtctcacctctcccgtcttcaaatggtgcaaaatgcagcagcatgcctattgacgggttcgagaaagagggagcacattACCCCAATTTCAGCTTcggtgcactggctgcctgtcgattttagggtccagtacaaggttcttttattggcttttaaagctgtacgtggccttgctccgcagtatctgTGTGAGCTTTTAGTTACCcactccccgtctcggtcactgaggtcagccgaccagtttctcctggagtggccgagaacaaagagaaagctcagaggtgatagagctttctcagtagcagctccaaggtgGTGGAATGCGCTCCCAATTCATATTAGGATGGTTTCgtcactgtcgggttttaaatcacttttaaagactcatctgttctcagctgcttttaattcagtttgagaatgcatctgttttagtagcttttatgtcagtttgatgtttgtttttatcatgtttttactttgtgatgaactttttatcttatttttagaatttttagggaacttctgttctttttggcttgttaagcactttggtcagcttttatgctgttgtaaagcgctttataaataaagttgacttgacttggaTTGGTTAACCGCAACAAGACTCTACCGCCAACTCTGTTTACTTTGTAACGtttatgtttcatctccacagatacctcaagcctgaaggagctctgccgtgttgtggagtagctaatgctaatggttagctttaactactagagacgttctctgccgtttcctggactctgaaccaacagcagccttcctcgttcatgaatgttaagtggcaaTGAGACGTGGATCTGTCAAATCCATCAGTCTTTTCTAatgcctgcatgaaaactcagagcgaccaattatttaaaaaaataataagtaaaaaatggtttcccaGTGAAGGACCACTTTAAAACCAATTTAAACGTAGAATTTCCTGAAGGTGCATTGATTAATCCGAGTCCCaacttccaaaaaaaaaaaaacaaccaagctTTCTGCTTATTCCTTAGACTGTTGTGGGTGTTACATTTgagaacaaaatgaaaaacacctAGAAGCAAACACAGAACGTAAATCTCACCTTTCCCAGGATTGACTGTCCGATTTTCTTCTGCAGCAGAGTGTTGAGGCGCTCCACCTCGGTGGCCACACAGGAAGGCCGGTGAACGTGAGCACGAGACGAATGGAAGAAGCTCCACTTCTCCTCTGTCAGCTGAGCAGAGAAAACAAACCAGTTAAGAGTTCACCCAGACAAACGCCAGCTCAGAGCTGGAGGAGCACATCCCCATCCACTCAGAGACGCCAGAGGCAAACGACAGCAGGAGaaaagagaagcccaaacaaagaGATGATGGCGAGTTAGCTGAGTGGCAAACATCAGGGACCTGGAGGTAGATGGTTTTTCAGTCTGAAAGTCAATTCTTTTAAATGAATTTGTATTTGTAACTCAGCTGAAGCAGTAAAGGTGTGAGCTtgataacagctgcagcttattgATTATTGATACAAATCTTCATGCTTGGTAAATTATCAGCAAAAAGTGAAGCTTTAAAGCAAAACCACTGCACAGAGCTGGGAAAACAGTCAGCTAGCAAGCCTTCGGGCAAATAATAGTCACCCATTGAATGTCGGGACTTTGTGAATATAAGTTTGCGGAGACTCTTGGAGGAGCTACCATCTTCCTctagtgggggggggggacacagaagATGAGGGGGTAAATTATGAGGAAAAAGTGAGGAATGATTTTTCAGTGTCAACCAGGTGATGTAGAGAAAAGaaaacactgatgatgatgatgaagggtgATGATTGTGTTATTGGATTAGAGCGAGAACGGTTATGATTGAATTCACACACATTTATCTTTGTTTGTTTACCCGTCTGACACTGTCGTCATCCGACTCAGAATAAGTTCTGTGGTAGCGATGATGGGCCTATGTGACGATACAACATGCATCAAAACCTGCTGCCAGGAGCTCTAGTGAGAGCCAAACGTAATGTGGTCAACTGCAGAACAGACTTCAGAGAACCTCATCTCTAGCCTAGAACACCAACACACATCTGACCAAACGTGTTACTAAATGTTAAATAAATCGGTCTCCTCGTTTCTGCTGTAAAACGAGTCCTGAGTGGAAGTCTTTACCCCGTCCACGTGGTCGTTTGGCTCCCCTTCGCTCCTCCTCTCACTGGGGTAGCCGCTGTCTCCTCCGCTCTCTGAATCCTgcagaaacaacaacaaaactcAGGACTAGTTCTGACACTTTTACTGAAGCAGGAACTAAACCTCTACTCTTCTATTCCCATTACTTAATGTTTAACCACAGTGTATAATTGCAGTCCTTACTAGATTGTCTTTAAAGAAAGACGATCAGACTGCAGAGAAATGGTGCCTTCAAGAGGTCCAGGCTAGTGCTGCGTTGAGTTTTCGTAGCTTAGTCATAAACTCTGTTTCTCTGAACCGAGGCTCTTCAGAAATCTATAATCTAACAGGTATTTTTAAACAACCTTTACCCACAAACACACTTCAAAATCCCCTTTATGACTCAGTGTTCATGCAATTCCAGCTTTGACACGACCACCTTCCAGAAACAGGACCAACTCCCTCACGCCACAGCGCTACACCACAGCTGCGTCACCCAGCAGGATATGTGCAGCAGCACACTGTAGGAAGCAGCTAATGGGCTGCAACACGTATCCATGTAAACtccaatgtaaaaacagaaaagaacATCCCCTGGAGACCCGTCGTCTCTGTGTACAAAACGCTAGATGTTTTTATTAACCCTGGCTGCTTAGTGTTGCTCTCAGGCATGTCGTGTTGGTCTTGTTGCTTTACCCACACAGTGGAAAAGAAACAAAAGTCActgtagacaaaaataaaaaataccttTCTGAGAGAGGAACCAACTGTTACAAAAGGAGGACTGTTGGTCCAGAACATTGTTTCGGGCAGATCTGTTTCCACAAGCTTATGAACACTCTCATTGTTGCACTGGACTCAACTGTGGTCAGCCTTTCAACAAATCCGCTCTGGAACTCTGCAAGGCCTCATTACCCAGGGGCCAGAGGGATGTTTGTTTGCTAAAGGGCTACACACATGCTGAAATTAGCTGAATTCCCATAATCCTCACTGTAAGGGAGAAGCTGTGCAAACAAAGACAAATAATCAACCGTAACCGAGAAGATAATTCAACTTTGTAAGCAACTCTGAGAGTGTAAATTTGGCTAAGAAATTAGCCCACAGACAAAAATAAATGCAGGAATGATGCAGAATGTAAAAATTGAAtaataattcaattcaaagatactttattaatcccagagggaaatgagcgtttcagtacacacaattcagagatcagacatacatgggcaaagacacatgacaagaattggtaactgtggtcatttgcaacccgagttgcggtaccttaatagagatcagagggttacatgaggattggttcaggtggagggaaaaaaaggcacttcagagttaccccttctttccaccggagccgtcagcagcacgtcatagctgctgataggaaccgctgtggtcaacagaaccttttccaccggaaccgtcagcagcgcgagtcggcagcatctcaggagcagcatgtcgcggcccttacgcgccggttctatttctacGCGcagcgcctctgaaacgggtcaagttcgacatttttggggaaggaaagacaggaaatcggacgtgaaaatggagcgaagcttcccgagattttcagaataaacaaacatactgccttccggttgctttacttaaaaaaaaagttactaactgtgcggcccgtgagaagttatcacctagctaacggtctcctttgtttttcaggtccgtattggcgattataaaatggacagaacataaaacacaaaccttttggaaccatgttgtaattttctcctgcttgttgttgtgttcactgacaaagtcactcgtgtgacttcgtgctcggtcggtggcagctgctcccctgctgcttcgcgtctcgtgggaaaggccaagcagcagcttacgcgagcaagacgtgctgctgcagtaacgtgctgctgacagctccggtggaaagaaggtgttaccctccacagggagggcagctttgctatgcaaaaaacacctcagacagagagatgcaacagacttcagacatcacacaacataagtgttcactaggtggggtggtgggtttgggactctccacacgtcagttccAGCAGACAAAcgttaagcagcgcatgtcacctcagtctggacaggagaAGGAGGTTGTTgaggtttggagggcacagtgactcctggaacgattcagcggccttcacagcccgcagtcctgcccaggctgggataggagacagagttgccatagcgacggcagcattccacatttcttctgagcggGAGTATTCGTCGCAGCCTCACaggttcaagggcaccagattcagattagaaattgttttggggccagacagagataatttcctctctgtcttaaagttctgttggtcctcaacctctcaaaatcccaataatggacattaatctatcccaacctgtgctgattcgtccactttctccttgatggcatccatcttttgtgccaaagccgttctcatcgttgaaaaaattgtatccatcgcgttaagtgaccaactgacaagatccattttagttatttcagtttccagacaaaatgcagaagcagctgtgcacccaaagacagacaaaaagCCTTGAgggtaagatagggaggagaggactaaaaaagcgtctgcactgtCCAAGAGCCGgaacaaatatatttttaaaatcaaTAATTTTAAGAGCTTTGAAACTTAAATCAGAGGTTTTAACCCAAATTAACTGACTAAAGGCAGATTTTGTGAATGTGTTTAAGCAAACAACACACACTGAGAACACTTGACTGCTCACCTTATGATCagatgtgttgttgttgttgttgttgagtcTGTCATGTTCAACCATTCCAGAgagggacatgcctggaaaatgtAGGAAAACACCAACTGTTCACACACTAGTCCATTCCTCATGCACCGTGCTCCTGCAGACAAACGGACAGGAACGCACCTGAGGCTGATCTGCCCATCGACCCGCTCATCACTATGGGGGAGAAGGGAAGGGTGAGAGGCGAGCAGGAGACCGAGTCCATGTCGCTCGCGCTCTCGTCTGCAGATGAGGTCTCTGACAGGCGGGACAGCAGCGGAGGCACCCGGCTGGCAGACAATGTCTGAACACGAGGCGAGCCGCAGACTTCCTCACACCCCCTCAGCACCGTCTGGGCCGACTTCTGACAGGAAACGAGGTGAAACTTAGAGCTAAAACATGACAGGACTAACGAAGACACACCAAACATGTAAAGCATTCCAAATTGAGACTTTATCAAAGTATTAAAATTACAAGTAGCTTGCTGGTGCAGTCCATCTGGGACTGCTCTGCTTGGGCCAGGTCAAAAGGCGTCAAGCCCATGCTCTTGCAGATCTTGTTACACAGGTGGGAATGGAAGAACAGAGCCATGCCACGAACACCTGGAACACAGGTGTTAATCAGAGCGGAACATCTGGAATCACTTCTGCTTCAAACATGCATCAAATCGTCTATCCAACCTAGATTTCCGTCTCCAAAGTCCGTCCCCTTCTCCGTGTGGATCTGAGGGTCCGTGTAGAGGTCTCCAACTCCCTGGATGTCCACCACGATCAGCTGGTGGCCCGACCGCTCAAAGGTGAAGTGGCTGAAGGCCTGGTGGAGGAAGAAAAAGGGGAGTTGGATACTGGACCATCAGCTGAGTTGGTTTTCTGAACTAAAAGGTGGCGCCGCTCACCTGTGGGGTCAGGCGGATGTTGTCGTCCCTCACAAAGCCGGAGTTGGAGTTGTACTTGATGTACTTCCCCTCGATGTAATGCTCCAGGTGGAAGAGAGGCTTGCCCGGTCGCTGTGCCATCTCCACCACACACATCTGCATGATGTCCACCTGAGCAGGAGTTTAAATGGGTCATCCAAATGTACTtctgttacagtcacagtcatgaCGAAGACTCATGAAAAAACCTGTTTGGGAGGTCTGTGGCGGTTGTACTCCTCCCCCCAGAGTTTAGCCTCCATCTGCAGGCGGACATCCTCAAAGTAGACGTCTCTGTCCACCATCTCCATGTAGCGCTTGGCCACGTAGTTAGAGGCTGATTTCCAGTTGCTGCTGTGTGAGAAATTCGACAGCTTCTTCCTGGTGGAAGAAGATAAAACACGTGTTCATATGACTTCAGCATTTTaatacagattttaaaaaaaaCACCCCGGAGGCACCACGTCTTTACTAAATTACATAAACATAATAAGAGGACAAGCTGAAAGTGTTTCCAGATGTGACCTCAACGCACGGAGAGACAAAAACAGCTTAGTGCCTCACATTTACAGTAGAAACTGGAACAACATGTCAccttctggtattttcttctgtaaaacCTCACATGCTGGAGCTTGTAGAGGCAGGGGGGGTCATTTCTAACCTTTTTTTGTTAAGACAGGAATTTTACTTTCTAAAAGATGAGTTCCTCTTTTTTTATAGCTTTCAAAATACTGTAAAAAACGACCcattttttttcctctttcttGATACCATCACCCAGCGGATAGCGCATGATGGATCAGCATCAGGGGATTCTATGTCTACTCTGATAATAAACATCTGAGGAATTAATCTCAAGAGAAAATAGATAAGAAATAGCCTCTACGTGCTAAAATTAGTGTAgcaatcttaaaaaaaaaacacagcatcTGCCAGCTGCACTTCTAATTTGGAGGCAGAAATGTAAACCAAGTGAAGCAGCGACATATTGCTGTTTGGTTTCTGTTAAGTCAGGATCAGAACTGGCCACTAAAGAAAGAGCATGGACCACTGCGAAGAGACGTGGTGAATATGGAAAAATAGTTTGACTTACGTTCTGAAGCACTCCCTCATGGCCCCTTTTCCAAAGGGCTGTGAGAAACCAGACAGAAGGAAACAAACGGGATCAGACAGCAGCAGAGCACAGAAGCACAGCCTTCTTTAGACAGGCAGACGAGTACCTGAGAAGCCATCTTGATGTGGATCTGGTCCTGAGCCCACTCTCCTGTGATCGCATTATACCTGGAAGGACCAGTACACTCATTTTACATCTGCTCAACTCACATTTAATACTGATCTATGGTACTTATTATTTTGAAATATAGCATGAAATGTTGCATAAAACACGTGAAATGACTATTCAGGTAAACATGAAGTTTCTACATTTAAAATTGAAACAGGTTTATGTTTATATGTatctagcagacgcttttgtccaaagcaggtCCGGTGTTTCCTGCTACATACGGTGTTTTACATGTTTGTAAGTGACAGATCAGGATAAAAAGACATGTTTTACATAAGATTTGTTAAAGGATGATCTTTTTTTACTTCTAATTACTAGTGCTTAAATACTAAACCTGTTTGTTAAAAGTAATCCTAAACGAGGCTGCTTTCACatttcagccaatcagagaagggCTTTCAGAGGGGCAAGTCTTAAAGAGACAGGGACTCGAGTCAGGATTACATTTTATCTTTCATTTTCACCTGTAAATAAGAGAAGCTCAAAGTAAAATGACTGAAATGGAAAACTGGTTTAAATTTGGAGAGAAATTTTTCCACTAAATCACAccttaacattttaataaacccTCTCATAACAGCTTCTCCGTGTGTTATTATTTTCTTGCATAAAAACATGATAGTGTTAAATGATCggtaattattattatcattatgcaGCGGTGCTGCAtgggataaataaaaaacaacgtgCCTGCACATGTAAACAAGGTAGCAGGAATACTAATTTAGTGCACATTTTTGCAGCTCTGAGTTCATTTATCGATTCTGATCTGCCATGAAATAAATCCACCTTTTATGCTTAAAACCACTAACACTGAACTAGACTCCTTTTTTATAACCACCATTCCGTTACCTTTATTTCGCCCTCAGAGCACAAGGCCTCAGACTCATATGTTTACAAAGCTAGGGTGTTCTCAGCTTCTTATCTATTCTAACAAGGGAGCATTTACTTTCCTGTTAATGAAAAACCAGAGTTGAATAAAACTACATATTCATCTTTTAACTTacatttagttctgactagtgtttactgGGCGGACTACAGAGGATCGAAAAGTCAAAAGAGAGAACCGAGCGTCCTCCTGAGCTCAGGGTGTGGGTTGACCGACTGACCAAAGTTAATGAACACTAAATGACACCAGGAGCAGACGGATGGTGCAAAGAGGTTATTTCTCCTTGCATGCACGCAAAAAAGAACTTTCCAACATCTAAGACCAGTCCTCTCCCTGCTGATACGAACATCGGGTCCCATGGCGCTCAGGCTGCAGAGTGCCAAGAGGGCTGAGGTTACAAGTGGGTAAATTTAGCCCTCAGAAAGAGTGGAGCAGGAGGGCAAATCCCAACCTCTGTAATCCCTCCACCCGCTGAATCCCCCCTTATGTAACAGGACCTGGTGTTCATCGTGCTCTCTGCCCACGCCCAAACCCTCATTTGTTTTTGCCTAAATAGCTTAAGGTGTGTTTGTTGATTCACCCACCAAGCCTGGACATTACATCTGGACTCAGTATCCCACCCAAATGTAAGACCACGTAAACAAGTCAATGCAGTCAAAGGGACATCAGTGTTTCATGTCCTGGTTGGACAACGCTGTGATGTTTGTCAACAGCTAAAGCCGACACGCAGACACATGAAGCCCTGCAGACTAATCTCTCTGTGCTGACTTCATAAACAAGCTATAAAGCGCTGAAACATTCACTAAATTAACTTTTTATCATGGGTTTTAGCCCAGAAGTTCAAAGGTCAAATCAGCATGCGTAAACAAATTTGTTCATATATCTAGCCAAATGCTTTTGCAAATATGACCGATTTGACTTTTAACCAACTGATAGGACACTCTATCTGCAACAACAAATCTGTGATAACAGAGAAACAACTGTTGTTATTGAAAATCCCAAAAGGACGCTAGAATCAACATACGGTGCACGTCAGGTTACGCTGGAAAATAAAGGAAAGGGTTGGCTCTTTGACAAAAACGCACTGGTACCTGTAACGAATGCACGGTTCAGTTGGGATTTCCTCCAGATGAAACTGTGCCCAGGGGTCGGGCATGGCTCGGGCCTTCTCAATCGCATGTATCCATGCAGCCTGATGAAGAAACAAAAGCATGTTTTAATCATTGTAAGAAAATGTTGTGCAAAAAGTTAAAAACCTGTTTTCTAACCAGGTTTGATGGAACACAGATAAGGAACAGAGGGTGCAGTTCTTTGCAAAGCTGTTTAGTTTGCACAACAATGGTAATTCCTGGCATATAATTGTCTTTTCTTTCACTAGGCGTGCATGAGGCGATGTGTAAAATGTTACAGCTTCTGCACTGAACTGGTTCCCCTTGTTCTCTAACACACTGGGGTGAAAGGAGCCAGCTGCAGGATGTCATCAGAATTTTTTAAGTGGATTTCAAAGCACGTCCAACGACTATCGATTATAACAGCTATTTTCAAATGAATGTGAAGTGTGACAATTTGGAATTAAATACGTGTTGGCAGCAGAACTCGTGAAGCAAGTGTGCAACCAAAGGAGCAAACAGAGTTTAGACACGTCCTGCACGAGGCAGCAGCACGTCTCATATGTCAGCGCTCACTGTCCAAAACACACATTTATATTTAGAATGACAGATTTACataaagaatgtgtgtgtgtgtgtgtgtgtgtgtgtgtgtgtgtgtgtgtgtgtgtgtgtgtgtgtgtgtgtgtgtgtgtgtgtgtgtgtgtgtgtgtgtgtgtgtgtgtgtgtaaggagaTGTTTTCAACTGAGATGGTGTCAGATTACCCAGTCTACCTCAAAAACATTACAGCTTGGCGTCAAGACTAAAGGATTGAAATCACTCCTGAAATATTAACAGTTTGTGAGATTTTTCTCATGATTATGATAAATTTCATGCATTTCTAACTGACAAACATTGTTTTTATTGGAGGATGTTTTTTAGCCTTTTAAAAGTAATTGAATTATTTATTTTGAAGGGAAAAAAAAGGAGGATGTGATGCAGGAGATGGTGAGGGAAATTAATGCACTAAGGAGATCATACCAAAGCAGGGAAAGGGCTGCAAATAACAGAGCAGGGAGGGATGAATGGAGGCAAAGATAGTCTTTGGCAGATAGGGAGAAGGTTAAACGTAATTTGATCCCAAACATACCCGTGCGCTCTCAGACAAAACATGGTACGTTCGGTGCTCTGCCTCGGTTTCCTTCTAGTTAGAAAGGTAAAGAAAATGGACGATTT
This Nothobranchius furzeri strain GRZ-AD chromosome 16, NfurGRZ-RIMD1, whole genome shotgun sequence DNA region includes the following protein-coding sequences:
- the eef2k gene encoding eukaryotic elongation factor 2 kinase isoform X1, coding for MEDDLMFSMEEESSSSKRTSSQRSGVKHRASSLSDANASDDEDDEEHFISPILDDSAREVCNYLKDLAYTQQLSNSLPKNSFFYRKETEAEHRTYHVLSESARAAWIHAIEKARAMPDPWAQFHLEEIPTEPCIRYRYNAITGEWAQDQIHIKMASQPFGKGAMRECFRTKKLSNFSHSSNWKSASNYVAKRYMEMVDRDVYFEDVRLQMEAKLWGEEYNRHRPPKQVDIMQMCVVEMAQRPGKPLFHLEHYIEGKYIKYNSNSGFVRDDNIRLTPQAFSHFTFERSGHQLIVVDIQGVGDLYTDPQIHTEKGTDFGDGNLGVRGMALFFHSHLCNKICKSMGLTPFDLAQAEQSQMDCTSKLLKSAQTVLRGCEEVCGSPRVQTLSASRVPPLLSRLSETSSADESASDMDSVSCSPLTLPFSPIVMSGSMGRSASGMSLSGMVEHDRLNNNNNNTSDHKDSESGGDSGYPSERRSEGEPNDHVDGAHHRYHRTYSESDDDSVRRRKMVAPPRVSANLYSQSPDIQWLTEEKWSFFHSSRAHVHRPSCVATEVERLNTLLQKKIGQSILGKVHLAMVRYHEAGRFCEKDEQWDQNSAMFHLERAALCGELEAIVALGKCYLQLPHHILPDMEVEDNAGNRMKGFKYLLQAADAGDRSSMIIVARAFDTGINLSADRKQDWAEAIHWYDSSLNMTDYDEGGEFDGTQDEPRYLLLAREAELYQEGGHNLTADPQRAGELFTEAAEAAMAAMKGRLANQYYSKAEEAWALVEE
- the eef2k gene encoding eukaryotic elongation factor 2 kinase isoform X9, whose protein sequence is MEDDLMFSMEEESSSSKRTSSQRSGVKHRASSLSDANASDDEDDEEHFISPILDDSAREVCNYLKDLAYTQQLSNSLPKNSFFYRAAWIHAIEKARAMPDPWAQFHLEEIPTEPCIRYRYNAITGEWAQDQIHIKMASQPFGKGAMRECFRTKKLSNFSHSSNWKSASNYVAKRYMEMVDRDVYFEDVRLQMEAKLWGEEYNRHRPPKQVDIMQMCVVEMAQRPGKPLFHLEHYIEGKYIKYNSNSGFVRDDNIRLTPQAFSHFTFERSGHQLIVVDIQGVGDLYTDPQIHTEKGTDFGDGNLGVRGMALFFHSHLCNKICKSMGLTPFDLAQAEQSQMDCTSKLLKSAQTVLRGCEEVCGSPRVQTLSASRVPPLLSRLSETSSADESASDMDSVSCSPLTLPFSPIVMSGSMGRSASGMSLSGMVEHDRLNNNNNNTSDHKDSESGGDSGYPSERRSEGEPNDHVDGLTEEKWSFFHSSRAHVHRPSCVATEVERLNTLLQKKIGQSILGKVHLAMVRYHEAGRFCEKDEQWDQNSAMFHLERAALCGELEAIVALGKCYLQLPHHILPDMEVEDNAGNRMKGFKYLLQAADAGDRSSMIIVARAFDTGINLSADRKQDWAEAIHWYDSSLNMTDYDEGGEFDGTQDEPRYLLLAREAELYQEGGHNLTADPQRAGELFTEAAEAAMAAMKGRLANQYYSKAEEAWALVEE
- the eef2k gene encoding eukaryotic elongation factor 2 kinase isoform X6, translated to MEDDLMFSMEEESSSSKRTSSQRSGVKHRASSLSDANASDDEDDEEHFISPILDDSAREVCNYLKDLAYTQQLSNSLPKNSFFYRKETEAEHRTYHVLSESARAAWIHAIEKARAMPDPWAQFHLEEIPTEPCIRYRYNAITGEWAQDQIHIKMASQPFGKGAMRECFRTKKLSNFSHSSNWKSASNYVAKRYMEMVDRDVYFEDVRLQMEAKLWGEEYNRHRPPKQVDIMQMCVVEMAQRPGKPLFHLEHYIEGKYIKYNSNSGFVRDDNIRLTPQAFSHFTFERSGHQLIVVDIQGVGDLYTDPQIHTEKGTDFGDGNLGVRGMALFFHSHLCNKICKSMGLTPFDLAQAEQSQMDCTSKLLKSAQTVLRGCEEVCGSPRVQTLSASRVPPLLSRLSETSSADESASDMDSVSCSPLTLPFSPIVMSGSMGRSASGMSLSGMVEHDRLNNNNNNTSDHKDSESGGDSGYPSERRSEGEPNDHVDGAHHRYHRTYSESDDDSVRRLTEEKWSFFHSSRAHVHRPSCVATEVERLNTLLQKKIGQSILGKVHLAMVRYHEAGRFCEKDEQWDQNSAMFHLERAALCGELEAIVALGKCYLQLPHHILPDMEVEDNAGNRMKGFKYLLQAADAGDRSSMIIVARAFDTGINLSADRKQDWAEAIHWYDSSLNMTDYDEGGEFDGTQDEPRYLLLAREAELYQEGGHNLTADPQRAGELFTEAAEAAMAAMKGRLANQYYSKAEEAWALVEE